The Crocinitomicaceae bacterium genome includes a region encoding these proteins:
- a CDS encoding DoxX family protein, producing the protein MADLNPKLNKIDLGGRSMVLNAALIVLNLAGVFCLVKGYHLSAGENAGMFKIIGYLLLLLSLGGLFVLKGLFLYSYVARALVGGLFIVSGLIKANDPWGFAFKLDEYFAPEGLTFDFPFFESFTGITLELAILISIAEIVLGVAVILGGKIKLTSWLLVFMMAFFTWLTWYTASCNATQEAYMEALRKGETVEEFHRQCVTDCGCFGDALRGSVGRSLTPMESFWKDLVLFYFVLIIFLNQWKIKLNEVKENWIMVPASMIVVIFFSWVFGWLFPIFFALFVLLGSFVIGNLNIGKMGKPWKMAIFVSLISFIFTLYTSMYMEIKDYRPYKIGNNLREQMTVKEPRVVEYVLKYEELATGKIIDFKVDEWEIYTDTSKYKFKDRVETVISEGIPATITDFSAMIKYDYLTESDKKIPYIDSLIQSDYGFYYEEKLVLKHAWGVDTIPLAEYDTLYYPDSIYTKTTSYTGLVNPDQPWELDLKEFILSSENIFIMTIRKMDEVTKDQLVDIKKVYEGCLQHGIPFVVLTPATREEIDAFKTTHDFNPMFLSIDGTEIKIIIRSNPGLVLLQNATVINKWPWRSIPEFDDMLEEYFHITTQQLE; encoded by the coding sequence ATGGCAGATTTGAATCCAAAACTCAACAAGATAGATTTAGGTGGCAGATCAATGGTGTTGAATGCTGCATTAATTGTACTAAACCTGGCAGGAGTTTTTTGTTTAGTAAAAGGCTATCATCTTTCAGCCGGAGAAAATGCCGGCATGTTTAAAATAATTGGTTATCTATTGTTGCTTCTGAGTTTGGGAGGCTTATTTGTACTCAAAGGACTTTTCCTGTACTCCTATGTAGCACGTGCCCTTGTTGGCGGATTATTTATAGTATCCGGCTTAATCAAAGCAAATGACCCATGGGGGTTTGCCTTCAAACTTGATGAATACTTTGCACCCGAAGGTCTCACGTTTGATTTCCCATTTTTTGAAAGCTTTACCGGCATTACGCTTGAACTAGCTATACTTATTTCAATTGCTGAAATTGTATTAGGTGTTGCCGTTATTCTTGGTGGAAAAATAAAACTCACCTCGTGGTTATTAGTATTTATGATGGCTTTTTTCACTTGGCTTACGTGGTACACTGCCTCATGCAACGCAACGCAAGAAGCCTACATGGAAGCATTAAGGAAAGGTGAAACAGTTGAAGAATTTCACAGACAATGCGTAACTGATTGCGGTTGTTTTGGTGATGCCTTGCGTGGGTCAGTAGGAAGATCTCTTACTCCCATGGAATCATTCTGGAAAGATTTAGTATTATTTTATTTTGTACTCATCATTTTTCTAAATCAGTGGAAAATAAAACTGAATGAAGTGAAAGAAAACTGGATTATGGTGCCGGCATCTATGATTGTAGTTATTTTCTTCTCATGGGTTTTTGGCTGGTTATTCCCTATTTTCTTTGCATTATTTGTACTACTTGGTTCATTTGTCATAGGCAATTTGAACATAGGTAAAATGGGCAAGCCATGGAAAATGGCCATCTTCGTTTCACTGATTTCATTTATTTTCACCTTGTACACCTCGATGTATATGGAAATTAAAGATTACCGCCCATATAAAATTGGCAATAATCTCCGTGAACAAATGACCGTGAAAGAGCCAAGAGTGGTTGAATATGTTTTAAAGTATGAAGAACTTGCAACCGGGAAAATCATTGACTTTAAAGTAGACGAATGGGAGATCTACACAGATACATCAAAATATAAATTCAAGGATCGAGTTGAAACTGTTATATCTGAAGGAATACCGGCTACAATAACAGATTTTTCTGCCATGATTAAATATGATTATCTCACAGAATCTGATAAAAAAATCCCTTATATTGATTCATTAATACAATCAGATTATGGATTTTATTACGAAGAGAAACTTGTATTGAAACATGCTTGGGGTGTTGATACTATTCCGCTTGCAGAATATGACACCTTGTATTATCCTGACTCAATTTATACAAAAACAACCAGCTATACCGGTTTGGTAAATCCAGATCAACCGTGGGAATTAGACCTGAAAGAATTTATTTTGAGCAGTGAAAATATTTTCATCATGACTATTCGCAAAATGGATGAAGTGACTAAAGATCAGTTGGTAGATATTAAGAAAGTTTATGAAGGATGTCTGCAACATGGAATACCTTTCGTAGTGCTTACTCCGGCCACTCGTGAAGAAATTGATGCATTCAAAACAACCCATGATTTTAACCCAATGTTTTTAAGCATTGACGGAACAGAAATTAAAATCATTATACGCTCAAATCCAGGATTGGTATTACTGCAAAATGCTACGGTGATTAATAAATGGCCATGGCGCAGCATACCTGAATTCGATGACATGCTGGAAGAGTATTTTCACATCACAACTCAACAACTTGAATGA